A genomic window from Carassius auratus strain Wakin unplaced genomic scaffold, ASM336829v1 scaf_tig00215941, whole genome shotgun sequence includes:
- the lipt2 gene encoding putative lipoyltransferase 2, mitochondrial encodes MSVGKAAVKVVRLGRISYRSALEVQQQHIKQHMDSCSTSPNTLLLCEHEPVYTIGIRQAPYPPEEEQRLKALGADFFRTNRGGLITFHGPGQLVCYPILNLACFKKSVRWYVCELERTVIKMCSTFGIEASTSPDTGVWVGNHKICAIGIHCGRYITSHGLALNCNTDMSWFDNIVPCGIVGKGVTSLSRELGRDVPPEEAIPKLLEAFTEQFNCTLTYN; translated from the exons ATGTCAGTCGGTAAGGCAGCTGTGAAAGTGGTGCGTTTAGGGAGAATATCTTACCGCAGTGCCTTGGAGGTCCAGCAGCAGCACATAAAGCAGCATATGGATTCATGCAGCACTAGCCCAAACACTTTATTACTGTGTGAACACGAGCCTGTGTACACCATCGGCATCAGACAGGCTCCTTACCCTCCTGAGGAGGAGCAGAGGCTCAAAGCTCTGGGCGCAGACTTCTTCCGTACCAACCGAGGAGGTCTAATAACGTTTCATGGTCCTGGTCAGCTGGTGTGTTATCCCATCCTCAACCTGGCCTGCTTTAAGAAGAGTGTGAGATGGTATGTGTGTGAACTGGAAAGGACGGTGATCAAGATGTGCAGTACATTTGGGATCGAAGCCTCCACGTCTCCAGATACAGGTGTCTGGGTGGGCAACCACAAAATCTGTGCAATTG GTATCCATTGTGGAAGATACATCACCTCCCATGGACTGGCTCTTAACTGCAACACAGACATGAGTTGGTTTGACAACATTGTGCCATGTGGGATTGTGGGTAAAGGTGTGACGTCACTGAGCCGAGAGCTGGGGCGGGACGTCCCACCTGAGGAAGCCATACCAAAACTGCTGGAAGCCTTTACTGAACAATTCAACTGCACTTtaacatataattaa